One genomic window of Salvia miltiorrhiza cultivar Shanhuang (shh) chromosome 4, IMPLAD_Smil_shh, whole genome shotgun sequence includes the following:
- the LOC131019721 gene encoding AP-1 complex subunit mu-2-like, giving the protein MAATSALFVLDIKGRCMISRDYRGNVSAAEVERFFSKHLDKEGDMESHGPICYDNGVTYVFIQHSNVYIMTASRQNCNAASLLVFLHRVVDVFKHYFEKLEEESLKDNFVVVYELLDEIMDFGYPQYTEAKILSEFIKTDAYRMEASQKPPMAVTNAVSWRSEGIMYRTNEVFLDVVEKVNLLVNSNGQIIRSEVNGALKMQTRLSGMPECKLGLNDRVLMESQNQSSRVKAIDLEDIKFHQCVRLARFENDRTISFIPPDGIFDLMTYRLSTQVKPLVWVEARVERYSRSRVEMMVKARSQFKERSTATSVTIELPMPPDATSPSIKTSMGSAKYAPEKDALLWTIKSFPGNKEFMLKAEFKLPSVLSEDAVDRKAPICVKFEIPYFTVSGIQIRYLKIIEKSGYQALPWVRYITIAGDYELRL; this is encoded by the exons GGTGATATGGAGTCTCATGGCCCCATATGCTACGACAACGGCGTCACCTACGTATTTATTCAGCACAGCAATGTGTATATAATGACAGCATCAAGGCAGAACTGCAATGCTGCTAGCCTGCTCGTCTTCCTACACCGTGTTGTTGAT GTTTTCAAGCACTATTTTGAGAAGTTGGAAGAGGAATCTCTCAAAGACAACTTTGTTGTAGTG TACGAATTGCTTGATGAGATCATGGACTTCGGCTATCCTCAATACACTGAAGCTAAGATACTGAGTGAGTTCATCAAGACTGATGCTTATCGTATGGAAGCTTCTCAGAAGCCTCCAATGGCAGTAACCAATGCAGTGTCGTGGCGTAGTGAAGGGATAATGTATAGGACTAATGAA GTGTTTCTTGATGTGGTTGAGAAGGTGAATCTTCTTGTCAACAGCAATGGGCAGATTATCCGTTCAGAGGTGAATGGGGCATTGAAGATGCAGACGCGTTTGAG TGGTATGCCTGAATGTAAGCTTGGCCTAAATGATAGGGTGTTGATGGAGTCACAAAATCAATCATCAAGAGTGAAAGCCATTGATTTGGAAGACATCAAATTCCATCA ATGTGTACGTCTCGCTCGCTTTGAGAATGATCGCACGATTTCTTTCATACCACCCGATGGAATATTCGATCTCATGACTTACAGACTCAGCACTCAG GTCAAACCACTGGTTTGGGTAGAAGCTCGTGTCGAGAGGTATTCAAGGAGTCGGGTCGAGATGATGGTGAAAGCTCGAAGCCAGTTCAAGGAGCGAAG CACTGCAACGAGTGTCACAATCGAGCTGCCCATGCCCCCGGATGCAACGAGCCCGAGCATAAAGACATCAATGGGATCTGCCAAGTATGCTCCGGAAAAGGATGCCTTGTTGTGGACTATCAAATCTTTCCCTGGCAACAAG GAATTCATGTTGAAAGCAGAGTTCAAACTCCCTTCTGTGTTATCTGAGGATGCAGTGGACAGAAAAGCCCCAATTTGTGTGAAATTTGAGATTCCATACTTCACTGTTTCTGGCATTCAG ATTCGATACCTTAAAATCATCGAGAAAAGCGGGTATCAAGCGCTTCCATGGGTGAGGTACATCACCATTGCTGGAGACTACGAGCTCAGGCTTTAG